A genomic segment from Acidobacteriota bacterium encodes:
- a CDS encoding glycine C-acetyltransferase: protein MNQAFRARLDGELQGFKAAGVYKKLNHIESPQAPWVQMEGRGKVLVLSSNNYLGLAAEPDVVEAGKNALATYGAGTASVRFICGTFAVHRALEHEIALFLGTESALSYVSCWNANTGLTATFLGEEDVLISDELNHASIIDGVRATKTNRKVYKHSDMKELEAHLVAAKSARHRFIFTDGVFSMEGDLCRLPDIMDLARRHDAIVAVDDSHGTGVMGRSGRGVPEHFGVHGLVDVITSTLGKALGGAAGGFTAGPLALTDYLTQRSRPQLFSNALPPTVAGSALAAIKFVQTHPERVETLRSNATYFREKLVESGLKPLAGETPIVPILVGETALAIKMSERLLEEKVFVTGFGFPVVPQGHARLRCQVSAAHTRDDLDFALAALVKIAREVGVLR from the coding sequence ATGAACCAGGCTTTTCGGGCCCGGCTGGACGGGGAGCTGCAGGGCTTCAAGGCGGCGGGCGTCTACAAGAAACTCAACCACATCGAGTCGCCGCAGGCGCCGTGGGTGCAGATGGAGGGGCGGGGAAAGGTGCTCGTCCTCTCCTCGAACAACTACCTCGGCCTCGCCGCCGAGCCCGACGTCGTCGAGGCCGGGAAGAACGCCCTCGCCACGTACGGCGCGGGCACCGCCTCGGTGCGCTTCATATGCGGGACCTTCGCGGTCCACCGCGCCCTCGAGCACGAGATCGCCCTCTTCCTCGGGACCGAGTCGGCCCTCAGCTACGTCTCCTGCTGGAACGCGAACACGGGGCTGACGGCGACCTTCCTCGGCGAGGAGGACGTCCTCATCTCCGACGAGCTGAACCACGCCAGCATCATCGACGGCGTGCGCGCCACGAAGACGAACCGCAAGGTCTACAAGCACTCCGACATGAAAGAGCTCGAGGCGCACCTCGTCGCGGCGAAGTCCGCCCGCCACCGCTTCATCTTCACCGACGGCGTCTTCAGCATGGAGGGAGATCTCTGCCGCCTCCCCGACATCATGGATCTCGCGCGCCGCCACGACGCGATCGTCGCCGTGGACGACTCGCACGGCACGGGGGTCATGGGGCGGAGCGGGCGCGGCGTCCCCGAGCACTTCGGCGTGCACGGCCTCGTGGACGTCATCACCTCGACGCTCGGGAAGGCCCTCGGCGGTGCGGCGGGCGGCTTCACGGCGGGGCCCCTGGCCCTCACCGACTACCTCACGCAGCGCTCCCGGCCGCAGCTCTTCAGCAACGCGCTGCCGCCGACGGTCGCGGGCTCGGCCCTCGCCGCGATCAAGTTCGTCCAGACGCACCCCGAGCGGGTCGAGACGCTCCGCTCGAACGCAACGTACTTCAGGGAGAAGCTGGTGGAGTCGGGGTTGAAGCCCCTCGCGGGGGAGACGCCGATCGTGCCGATCCTCGTCGGCGAGACGGCGCTCGCCATCAAGATGAGCGAGCGGCTGCTGGAGGAGAAGGTCTTCGTGACCGGCTTCGGCTTCCCGGTCGTCCCCCAGGGGCACGCGCGCCTGAGGTGCCAGGTCTCGGCGGCCCACACGCGGGACGATCTCGACTTCGCGCTGGCCGCGCTCGTGAAGATCGCCCGCGAGGTGGGGGTGCTCCGGTAG
- a CDS encoding MFS transporter: MRLSEHETLTGRHYVILGMAWAGWLFDFYDLILYSFLYSFIGADLGLTKADHALVMGASLGATALGGLVFGFLADRFGRRAVLQWTILVYSGGALLCGFANTLPQLLAFRALTGLGVGGEWAAGHTLIAETFPPAKRGRFGALMQTGAPLGVGLAALVGSFVAPAIGWRATFILSATPAILVTMIRRHMPESDLWLASRARAPWTPLEDLREVLFGSLAWTSFRAFVLTACNMSSYWFTSIWLPAYLREERGMSVAKSGLWILVIVSGELVGYATFGFVSDRFGRKRSYALYAGVMSIGLVMITVAWNLIAGQPFLILIFMAVVGIGTGTWSNFGPYYSELFPTHLRNTGVGAVFNAARGIQFVTPIVIERVSHAWGLAGGISLAAAFSAAGAIWVFTLPETRGRVLTVTERGSAGSLDSP; the protein is encoded by the coding sequence ATGCGGCTCTCAGAGCACGAGACGCTGACGGGCCGGCACTACGTCATCCTGGGGATGGCCTGGGCCGGGTGGCTCTTCGACTTCTACGACCTGATCCTCTACTCGTTCCTGTACTCGTTCATCGGCGCCGATCTCGGGCTGACGAAGGCCGACCATGCCCTCGTGATGGGGGCCTCACTGGGCGCGACGGCCCTCGGCGGGCTCGTCTTCGGATTCCTCGCGGACCGATTCGGCAGGCGCGCGGTGCTGCAGTGGACGATCCTGGTCTACAGCGGCGGAGCGCTTCTCTGCGGCTTCGCGAACACCCTCCCGCAGCTCCTCGCCTTCCGCGCCCTCACCGGCCTCGGAGTCGGCGGCGAGTGGGCCGCCGGGCACACGCTGATCGCGGAGACGTTCCCGCCCGCGAAGCGCGGGCGCTTCGGCGCGCTCATGCAGACGGGCGCGCCCCTCGGCGTCGGGCTCGCGGCCCTCGTCGGGTCGTTCGTGGCGCCCGCCATCGGGTGGCGCGCCACCTTCATCCTCTCGGCGACCCCGGCCATCCTCGTGACGATGATCCGGCGGCACATGCCCGAGTCGGATCTCTGGCTTGCATCGCGCGCGCGGGCGCCGTGGACGCCCCTCGAGGATCTTCGCGAAGTCCTCTTCGGCTCGCTCGCCTGGACGTCGTTCCGCGCCTTCGTCCTGACCGCCTGCAACATGTCGTCGTACTGGTTCACGAGCATCTGGCTCCCCGCCTACCTCCGCGAGGAGCGCGGGATGTCCGTCGCGAAGTCGGGGCTGTGGATCCTCGTCATCGTGAGCGGCGAGCTGGTGGGGTACGCGACCTTCGGCTTCGTCTCCGACCGTTTCGGCAGGAAGCGCTCGTACGCGCTCTACGCCGGGGTGATGTCGATCGGCCTCGTGATGATCACGGTCGCCTGGAATCTCATCGCCGGGCAGCCGTTCCTGATCCTGATCTTCATGGCGGTCGTCGGCATCGGCACCGGGACGTGGTCGAACTTCGGCCCGTACTACTCGGAGCTCTTCCCCACGCACCTCAGGAACACCGGCGTGGGCGCCGTCTTCAACGCCGCGCGGGGGATCCAGTTCGTGACCCCCATCGTCATCGAGCGCGTCTCGCACGCGTGGGGGCTCGCCGGGGGGATCTCCCTCGCCGCCGCGTTCAGCGCCGCCGGGGCGATCTGGGTCTTCACGCTCCCCGAGACGCGAGGGCGCGTGCTGACCGTCACGGAGCGCGGCTCGGCCGGATCGCTCGATTCCCCTTGA
- a CDS encoding class I SAM-dependent methyltransferase produces the protein MKKLAAVMIAVALVSGVAYAKLDPNAPGRTAEERDRDASNKPDDLYAYWGIKAGDTVVDFIPGDGYNTYLLSQLVGPKGKVYAIGTYNFDKLDARLKANPLANVEHMKSDGLASLKEGSVDAVITIRNFHDIPEDQLAKVLDNVKKALKPAGVFGVVDARTDKGRDKDQHRIADDVIKTEATKAGFKLAGSSEMLANKADDHKNPNWEKRYTLDQSCFKFTK, from the coding sequence ATGAAGAAGCTGGCTGCAGTGATGATCGCCGTGGCGCTCGTGTCGGGGGTCGCGTACGCGAAGCTCGACCCGAACGCCCCGGGACGAACGGCCGAGGAGAGGGATCGCGACGCGTCGAACAAGCCCGACGATCTGTACGCGTACTGGGGGATCAAGGCGGGGGACACCGTCGTCGACTTCATCCCGGGCGACGGCTACAACACGTACCTTCTCAGCCAGCTCGTCGGGCCGAAGGGAAAGGTCTACGCGATCGGGACGTACAATTTCGACAAGCTCGACGCGCGGCTGAAGGCAAACCCGCTCGCGAACGTCGAGCACATGAAGTCCGACGGCCTCGCCTCGCTCAAGGAGGGATCCGTGGACGCCGTGATCACCATCCGCAACTTCCACGACATCCCCGAGGACCAGCTCGCTAAGGTGCTCGACAACGTGAAGAAGGCCCTCAAGCCCGCGGGCGTCTTCGGCGTCGTCGACGCGCGCACCGACAAGGGGCGCGACAAGGATCAGCACCGGATCGCCGACGACGTCATCAAGACCGAGGCGACGAAGGCCGGCTTCAAGCTCGCCGGCTCCTCCGAGATGCTCGCGAACAAGGCGGACGACCACAAGAACCCGAACTGGGAGAAGCGCTACACGCTCGACCAAAGCTGCTTCAAGTTCACGAAGTAG
- a CDS encoding ATP-binding protein — protein sequence MIERSRHVRNLLGLLSRHRVVAILGARQVGKTTLARRVVAGWDGPATYFDLEKFEDVARLDDPMLALGGRRGLIVLDEIQKRPDLFPALRVLADRRPAPARFLVLGSASPELLRQSSESLAGRIVFQELHGFSADEVGAANLERLWARGGFPRSYTARTIGQSAEWRRAFVQTFLERDLPASGLSFDGATMRRLWTMLAHYHGQIWNASEFARSFGVSDTTIRRYLDALTSTFVVRQLLPWHENLGKRQVKSPKVFIADPGLLHTLLNLQTVDEIERHPKAGASWEGFAMSEVVSRLGARREECFFWATHAGAEIDLLVVRGRHRYGFEFKRTVAPRVTPSMTIASRDLRLTHLDVIHAGRETYPMARGIRALPLARILSGLRRLK from the coding sequence GTGATCGAGCGCTCACGGCACGTCCGGAACCTCCTGGGACTCCTCTCCCGCCACCGCGTCGTGGCGATTCTCGGCGCCCGGCAGGTCGGCAAGACGACGCTCGCCCGGCGAGTCGTGGCCGGGTGGGATGGGCCCGCGACGTACTTCGACCTCGAGAAATTCGAGGACGTGGCCCGCCTGGACGACCCCATGCTCGCCCTCGGCGGGCGACGGGGCCTGATCGTGCTCGACGAGATCCAGAAGCGGCCGGACCTTTTCCCCGCCCTTCGGGTCCTCGCGGACCGCCGCCCCGCGCCGGCCCGGTTCCTCGTGCTCGGAAGCGCCTCGCCCGAGTTGCTCAGACAGAGCTCCGAGTCTCTCGCCGGACGGATCGTGTTCCAGGAACTCCACGGTTTTTCGGCGGACGAGGTCGGCGCGGCGAATCTCGAGCGCCTCTGGGCGCGCGGCGGCTTCCCCCGCTCTTACACCGCGCGCACCATCGGCCAGAGCGCGGAGTGGCGGCGCGCCTTCGTCCAGACGTTCCTCGAGAGGGACCTGCCGGCTTCCGGCCTGTCGTTCGACGGCGCGACGATGCGCCGGCTCTGGACCATGCTGGCGCATTATCACGGGCAGATCTGGAACGCGTCGGAGTTCGCGCGGTCGTTCGGAGTCTCCGACACGACGATCCGTCGCTACCTCGACGCGCTGACGTCGACGTTCGTCGTTCGGCAGCTCCTCCCCTGGCACGAGAACCTCGGCAAGCGCCAGGTGAAATCGCCCAAGGTCTTCATCGCCGACCCGGGGCTGCTCCACACGCTCCTGAACCTCCAGACAGTGGACGAGATCGAGCGGCACCCCAAGGCGGGGGCCTCATGGGAGGGGTTCGCGATGAGCGAGGTCGTCAGCAGACTGGGAGCCCGCCGGGAGGAGTGCTTCTTCTGGGCGACGCACGCGGGAGCCGAGATCGATCTGCTCGTCGTGAGGGGCCGGCATCGTTACGGGTTCGAGTTCAAGCGCACCGTTGCGCCGCGCGTCACGCCCTCGATGACGATCGCTTCCCGGGACCTGCGGCTCACCCACCTCGACGTGATTCACGCGGGGCGCGAGACCTATCCGATGGCCCGAGGGATCCGAGCGCTTCCGCTCGCGCGAATCCTCTCGGGCCTTCGCAGGCTGAAGTAG
- a CDS encoding helix-turn-helix domain-containing protein produces the protein MPPRAPAKPPDSPLPIEPRRIERCPYCGKDRAILTVKEATELATVNRKTISRWIRSGTLEHCVLPSGAVRIFKDSLIRIPGVPGEHDHSEGAGGTAKATPSRADAASPSRSKARRPLGRTSSQRR, from the coding sequence ATGCCCCCGCGTGCCCCGGCCAAGCCCCCCGACTCCCCGCTTCCGATCGAGCCGCGGCGCATCGAGAGGTGCCCGTACTGCGGGAAAGACCGCGCCATCCTCACCGTCAAGGAAGCCACCGAGCTCGCCACCGTGAACCGGAAGACCATCTCCCGCTGGATCAGGAGCGGCACGCTCGAGCACTGCGTCCTGCCGAGCGGCGCGGTGAGGATCTTCAAGGACAGCCTCATCCGGATTCCGGGTGTTCCCGGCGAGCACGATCACTCGGAGGGGGCGGGGGGCACCGCGAAGGCCACCCCCTCGCGCGCCGACGCCGCCTCCCCGTCGAGATCGAAGGCTCGGCGCCCGCTCGGACGGACGTCGTCTCAGCGACGGTAG
- a CDS encoding 6-carboxytetrahydropterin synthase — translation MYSVSETVFFSYGHRLLDYDGKCAHAHGHNARVEIRLEAEALDRRGMVADFSEIGDQVRGWVDAHLDHRMLLRRDDPLVKPLTDLGEPIFLMDVSPTAEAIAMVIFDAAALHGLPVAEVRVWETESSVATYRR, via the coding sequence ATGTATTCCGTCTCCGAAACCGTCTTCTTCTCCTACGGCCACCGCCTTCTCGATTACGACGGGAAGTGCGCGCACGCCCACGGCCACAACGCGCGCGTCGAGATCCGCCTGGAGGCCGAAGCCCTCGACCGGCGCGGCATGGTCGCCGACTTCAGCGAGATCGGCGATCAGGTGAGGGGGTGGGTCGACGCCCACCTCGATCACCGGATGCTCCTGCGCCGCGACGATCCCCTCGTGAAGCCGCTCACGGATCTCGGCGAGCCGATCTTCCTGATGGACGTCAGCCCCACCGCCGAGGCGATCGCGATGGTGATCTTCGACGCGGCCGCCTTGCACGGCCTCCCGGTCGCCGAGGTCCGCGTCTGGGAGACGGAGAGCTCCGTCGCGACCTACCGTCGCTGA
- the tdh gene encoding L-threonine 3-dehydrogenase, which produces MRAIVKEKKATGLTLAEMPAPKVGPGDVLIRVKRVGLCGTDLHIYHWNAWAERRIHPPLVIGHEFAGVVEDVGSMVTGFTPGEKVTAEGHIACGACFQCRTGLGHICRKVKIIGVDVHGAFADLIAMPAGNVWKIDPQISLDVAALHDPLGNAFHTVMSSDVRGKRVLVLGSGPIGLFCVAIARASGAARVIASEIAPGRRAMAAKMGAHRTIDPTAESVPDVVREETEGAGADVVLEMSGNPQAIRQALKAARDGADVSLLGLPGEEVPIDVTNDVIFKGITLRGIVGRRMYDTWYQMRSFLLAGLIDPTVVITHRFAMIEVESAMQAIAGGAGKVLFNLEEMPR; this is translated from the coding sequence ATGCGCGCCATCGTGAAGGAAAAGAAAGCCACCGGGCTCACACTCGCGGAGATGCCGGCGCCGAAGGTCGGACCCGGCGACGTCCTCATCCGGGTGAAGCGCGTCGGGCTCTGCGGCACCGACCTCCACATCTACCATTGGAACGCGTGGGCCGAGCGGCGCATCCATCCCCCTCTCGTCATCGGCCACGAGTTCGCGGGGGTCGTCGAGGACGTGGGGTCGATGGTGACCGGCTTCACCCCCGGCGAGAAGGTCACGGCCGAAGGGCACATCGCCTGCGGCGCCTGCTTCCAGTGCCGCACGGGGCTCGGGCACATCTGCCGGAAGGTGAAGATCATCGGGGTGGACGTCCACGGCGCCTTCGCCGATCTCATCGCGATGCCGGCCGGAAACGTCTGGAAGATCGATCCACAGATCTCCCTCGATGTCGCGGCGTTGCACGATCCTCTCGGGAACGCATTCCACACGGTCATGTCGAGCGACGTCCGCGGCAAGCGCGTCCTCGTCCTGGGGAGCGGACCGATCGGCCTCTTCTGCGTCGCCATCGCGCGCGCGTCGGGGGCCGCCCGGGTCATCGCCTCGGAGATCGCGCCGGGCCGGCGGGCGATGGCGGCGAAGATGGGGGCGCACCGGACGATCGATCCGACGGCGGAGTCGGTGCCGGACGTCGTGCGCGAGGAGACGGAGGGGGCCGGGGCCGACGTCGTCCTCGAGATGTCGGGGAACCCCCAGGCGATCCGCCAGGCGCTGAAGGCGGCGCGCGACGGGGCCGACGTCTCGCTCCTTGGCCTTCCCGGCGAGGAGGTCCCGATCGACGTCACGAACGACGTGATCTTCAAGGGGATCACGCTGCGCGGCATCGTCGGCCGGCGCATGTACGACACGTGGTACCAGATGCGCTCGTTCCTCCTCGCGGGGCTCATCGATCCGACGGTGGTCATCACGCACCGGTTCGCGATGATCGAGGTCGAGTCGGCGATGCAGGCGATCGCGGGCGGGGCGGGAAAAGTGCTGTTCAATCTCGAGGAGATGCCGCGATGA